A genomic window from Silene latifolia isolate original U9 population chromosome Y, ASM4854445v1, whole genome shotgun sequence includes:
- the LOC141631350 gene encoding uncharacterized protein LOC141631350 produces the protein MEFGRSWENRLDPIEFSYNNSYHTSIGMTPFEALYGRKCRSPMGWDDSAEAVVLETQMALDMVEQVHLIRETTKAAQDPQKSYADLHRRDIEFAMSNKYVSDPSHVLEVKNIELDEALTFSEVPKKILDCKVRKTRNGKTVLLKVLWFNHNVEEAT, from the exons ATGGAGTTTGGTAGGAGTTGGGAGAATAGACTTGATCCgatagagttttcatacaacaatagctatcacacgagtattggcatGACACCTTTTGAGGCATTGTATGGGAGAAAGTGTAGGAGTCCCATGGGTTGGGACGATAGCGCTGAAGCTGTGGTTTTAGAAACACAAATGGCActagatatggttgagcaagtacACTTAATTCGAGAAACGACGAAAGCAGCACAAGATccgcaaaagagttatgcggatttgCATCGCAGGGACATCGAGTTTGCGATGAGTAACAAG tatgtgagcgatccttctCATGTGCTTGAAGTGAAGAATATTGAGCTGGATGAAGCTCTCACTTTTTCGGAGGTACCAAAAAAGATATTGGATTGTAaggtacgcaagacaaggaatggtaaAACCGTCTTGCTTAAGGTGTTATGGtttaatcacaatgtggaagaagccACTTGA